A region of the Dickeya chrysanthemi NCPPB 402 genome:
CACGGAAGATGGCAGGGTCAAGACAATGTTCCGCAATCCATCCGATGCGTTATCGGACCAGGCTAATTCATTCAAATTCATTCAAATTCATTCATGCCTGATTAATCGGCCGACGCGAACCGGGGCACACCAGTTGACGACTCTTGATGTGATACATTTCCAGATTGGGACGCAGGAAAAACGCCATTTCCCATGGGTTCTTGTTGATGAACGCATGGCGGACTTCCTCAAACAACGGCGTTGCCGGGTCAATCAGATGCGCGTCGCCTTCGATCAGGGTGTAATTCCATTCAATTGAGCGCTCAAAGGTGTAATGTGAACGCTCATCCATCGCGAAAAAGCAGTGCGGGTTGCGTTTGAGCAGTTTGGATTTGAAGGTTTCCGGAAAGGTAATCAGGAAAATATCGTCCTCGACCGAAGAGAGAAACGCCAGCACCGTGGTATGCGGCTGCTCTTCCGCCATCGTCACCAGCACGCCGACTTTATTGGTAAAGTCCTTGCGCTCGGTGTCCGGCAGAGCGGTCATGGAAGTCAACGGCACAGGCCGTTCCGGCCGGTTGTCGGTCGGGAACACATAACCCGGTTCATGGATGTCCACCACCGGCGTGAAACCGTGCAACAACTGGCACTCGCGCGGCGCCAGAATCACCCAGTCTTCATCTACACTCACCACCCGGCCTTTATACGACGCACGATACACCGAGATATTGGCGTCAAACTCATCAACGCCGGTGCGATTGTCGAGGTGTACCGTCGCCAGGTCGCCCACCATCAGACTGTGCCCTTTCGGGAAAAATACCCGCAGGCTGTTGTCGGCACGCGGATACACCCCGCAGATATGAATTACCACATTTCCTTGTTGGTAACAGGCCAGCACCCCCAGCACCTGTTTACCCAGATACGTCGTCAGACTCATGTTGCAGCACCTTATTTATTCTTCTCGTTACCCGATACGTCAGGCTGTGTGTAAAGCCGCCGCGCCGGTTGGCCGAACATCGCCCGACCATCGCGCCTGCTTTTCCACCCTATGGAGCGAAAGATGGGCTGTCAAGACGTTTGCGGCCTTTACCGCCAGCCCCGTCAATGTGTGAATTTAACTCACGTATGTGTGATTTTTTCGTCAAAGATAGTCATACATCACACAGATAGGCCCGCCAGCTTGCTGCTGCACAGAGAAACTCGACCTGCACATAATCCTCCTGATTCGATCAGTGCGGCAATCAGGCCGTTATCGCCCGATATAACACATGCCCGATTGGCATAAGTGCCGGCTGGCCTGCCCCGTAGCAGGCTTGTATGATGGCAAACCAGATAAATAACAGGCTATCTCATTCAGGCTATCTCATTAAGGCAGAGTCCTTTACGAAACCCTGCCGGGCTCGTCACCGCCAACCTGCACGGAACCCAGCCTATTTACCGAGGATGCTATGACAATCAGGCGTTATCCACACCTCGCCCATTGGGGCGCGTTCACCGCCGTCGTTGAGGATGGCCGGCTTATTCGCTGCGAACCCTTTGCCGACGATCCTGATCCATCGCCAATGCTCGATTCGATCGTACCGCTGGTCTATTCCGACAAGCGTATTCGCAAACCGGCAGTGCGCCGCTCCTGGCTTGCGAAACGCGAACACAGCGACCGCACGCTGCGCGGCAAGGAACCGTTCATCGAGGTGGACTGGGATCTGGCGCTGGATCTGGTGGCGGAAGAAAACCGCCGGGTACGCGACCGCTATGGTGCCGACGGCCTGTTCGCCGGGTCATACGGCTGGTCTTCCGCCGGACGTTTTCATCATGCCCGATCGCAGGTGCGGCGTTTCTATTTCTCCGGTGGCGGCGCGGTGGACCAAACCGGCAACTACAGCTGGGGGGCGGCGCAATTCTTCCTGCCGTATGTGATCGGCACCTTCCACCCGCTAACCGGCAAAGTCACCGAGTGGCGCAGCGTGGCGGATCACTGCGAGCTGTTTATCGCCTTCGGCGGGCTGGCGCTGAAAAATGCTCAGGTAGCTTCCGGCGGCGCCGGTCACCACACGCTGAAACCGGCGCTGGAGACGCTGGCGGCACGCGGTATTCCGGTGATTAACATCAGCCCGATGCGGGATGATTGCCCGGCGTTCGTTAACGCGGAGTGGATCCCTATCCGCCCCAACACCGACGTAGCGCTGATGCTGGCGCTGGGCTACGAGATCCAGCGCCGGGAAGCGGAAGACCGTGATTTTCTCGACAGCCACTGCGTCGGTTACCCGTCGCTGCGCGACTATCTCAACGGCCGCAGCGATGGCATCGCCAAAACCCCGGCGTGGGCCAGCGCCATCACCGGCATTCCGGCTGAACGTATCGAAAAGCTGGCTCGGCAGTTGATCGGCGTACGCAGCTTTATGACCTGTTCTTATTCGGTGCAACGCGCTCACCGCGGCGAACAGCCTTACTGGATGATGATCGCGCTGTCTGCGATGCTCGGGCAAATAGGTCTGCCGGGCGGCGGCTTCTCGTTTGGTCACGGCTCGATGAACAGCGTCGGCAACGAACGCATCACTTCGCCGGCCCCCGCCTCACCGTCGGTGCCCAATCCCGGCCAGTCGATTCCGGTGGCGCGCATCGCCGATATGTTACTGCACCCCGGCGAGCCCTATACGTTTTGCGGCGAGCAGCGAACTTACCCCGATATCCATCTGATTCATTGGGCCGGCGGCAATCCGTTCCACCATCACCAGCAGCTCAACCGGCTGGTGGAAGGCTGGCAGCGTCCGGATACGGTTATCGTGCAGGATATCGTCTGGACCGCCGCGGCGCAGATGGCGGATATCGTGCTGCCCGCCACCACCTCGCTGGAAAGAAACGATATCGGCGGCTCCTCGCGCGACCGCTTCGTGTTCGCCATGCATCAGGCGATTGCGCCGCAGCATCAGGCCCGTCACGACTACGACATCTTCAGCGAGCTGGCCCAACGCCTGGGTTACGGCGACGCCTTCACGCACGGCGGCCGTACCGAGCGCCAGTGGCTGGAATCGATGTACCTCGCCTGTCGGGAGCGTCAGGGCAGCGCCGGT
Encoded here:
- a CDS encoding molybdopterin-dependent oxidoreductase, translating into MTIRRYPHLAHWGAFTAVVEDGRLIRCEPFADDPDPSPMLDSIVPLVYSDKRIRKPAVRRSWLAKREHSDRTLRGKEPFIEVDWDLALDLVAEENRRVRDRYGADGLFAGSYGWSSAGRFHHARSQVRRFYFSGGGAVDQTGNYSWGAAQFFLPYVIGTFHPLTGKVTEWRSVADHCELFIAFGGLALKNAQVASGGAGHHTLKPALETLAARGIPVINISPMRDDCPAFVNAEWIPIRPNTDVALMLALGYEIQRREAEDRDFLDSHCVGYPSLRDYLNGRSDGIAKTPAWASAITGIPAERIEKLARQLIGVRSFMTCSYSVQRAHRGEQPYWMMIALSAMLGQIGLPGGGFSFGHGSMNSVGNERITSPAPASPSVPNPGQSIPVARIADMLLHPGEPYTFCGEQRTYPDIHLIHWAGGNPFHHHQQLNRLVEGWQRPDTVIVQDIVWTAAAQMADIVLPATTSLERNDIGGSSRDRFVFAMHQAIAPQHQARHDYDIFSELAQRLGYGDAFTHGGRTERQWLESMYLACRERQGSAGESWPDFDGFWQQGFVDVPMDEQPFVFFEEFRHDPQRHPLNTPSGKIELFSRTIADYRYPDFAPHPQWQPPVEWLGAEATQRWPLHFISIQPADRLHSQLGSTPQVIANQTAGHETLYMHPQDAAARGIRHGERVEVRNDRGRIYAGAAITDGVTPGVVMMATGAWFDPGFGQAQWHAVEQSGNANVLTRDMGTSPLTQGPNAMSCLVDVLAL